A part of Aspergillus flavus chromosome 1, complete sequence genomic DNA contains:
- a CDS encoding peptidase C13 family-domain-containing protein → MSPYFGLLRALPFLLTLFASLASSEHTSNWAVLVSTSRFWFNYRHLANVLSLYRTVKRLGIPDSQIILMLPDDMACNPRNVFPGTVYSNADRAVDLYGDNIEVDYRGYEVTVENFIRLLTDRLDEDVPRSKRLGSDAGSNVLVYMTGHGGDQFLKFQDSEEIGAWDLADAFGQMWEKKRYHELLFMIDTCQANTMYTHFYSPNIIATGSSELDQSSYSHHADNDVGVAVIDRWTYYVLEFLETQVTSANSKLTLGDLFDSYDETKIHSQPGVRWDLFPGAEQEGRLRTVVDFFGNVQNIEVENTTATDPGSLKEDLIEIARLVEKWRARDREYLVSQNDSSLRAGNDNSGLQVSLSPHSARKNFEPAKMSQEAPWEKRLVGASVLGICAAVWLTGSILGRSSV, encoded by the coding sequence ATGTCTCCATACTTTGGGCTCCTTAGAGcccttcccttcctcctcacTCTCTTTGCGTCTTTGGCTTCATCTGAGCATACGTCAAATTGGGCCGTTCTAGTTTCGACCTCGCGCTTTTGGTTTAATTACCGCCACCTCGCAAATGTCCTCTCGCTGTACCGTACCGTCAAGCGCCTCGGAATCCCCGATTCGCAGATTATCCTGATGCTCCCCGACGATATGGCCTGCAACCCTCGCAATGTGTTCCCTGGAACAGTGTACAGCAATGCGGATCGCGCAGTCGACCTTTACGGAGACAATATTGAGGTGGATTACCGGGGCTACGAGGTAACCGTGGAGAATTTCATCCGTCTCTTGACCGATCGGCTAGACGAAGATGTGCCACGGAGCAAACGCCTTGGCTCTGACGCTGGAAGTAATGTACTTGTGTATATGACCGGACATGGAGGAGACCAGTTTCTCAAGTTTCAGGACTCCGAGGAGATTGGAGCCTGGGACTTGGCGGATGCCTTCGGTCAgatgtgggagaagaagcgtTATCACGAGCTACTGTTCATGATCGATACCTGTCAGGCCAACACAATGTATACGCATTTCTATTCGCCCAATATCATTGCCACCGGGTCCAGCGAGCTTGATCAGTCATCATACTCTCATCATGCCGACAACGATGTCGGAGTTGCAGTGATTGACCGCTGGACGTACTATGTGCTCGAGTTCCTTGAAACTCAGGTAACAAGTGCGAACTCTAAACTGACACTGGGCGACTTGTTCGATTCGTACGACGAAACCAAGATCCACTCACAACCCGGTGTGCGATGGGATCTGTTCCCTGGTGCCGAGCAGGAGGGCCGCCTACGGACGGTGGTGGACTTTTTCGGAAATGTCCAGAACATTGAGGTTGAGAATACCACCGCGACTGACCCGGGATCTCTAAAGGAAGACCTTATTGAGATTGCGCGACTGGTTGAGAAATGGCGTGCACGCGATCGAGAATACTTGGTCAGTCAAAACGACTCGTCGCTTCGCGCAGGTAATGACAACTCCGGATTGCAAGTTTCTTTATCACCTCACTCGGCGAGGAAGAATTTTGAGCCTGCCAAAATGTCCCAAGAAGCTCCTTGGGAAAAGCGACTAGTCGGAGCTTCTGTTTTGGGGATCTGCGCTGCTGTCTGGCTGACTGGATCGATCTTAGGCAGGTCCTCAGTTTGA
- a CDS encoding homoserine acetyltransferase family protein: MAQQDFETFKLGDWELQSGEKLINASIAYKTFGDPKSPAIVYPTWFSGSISDNVWLIGEDKTLNPKTYFIVIPALFGNGQSTSPSNYSASDVFPACSFYDNVRAQYTLVTQHLGITHLHAVVGWSMGAAQSYQWATQYPDFMDLVVPFCGSARTSLHNQVFLEGVKGALLAAKHTPSAVLRDTRSPEAGQESRIWNNKEKQIGLKALGRVYAGWGFSQAFYREKLYETALGYKSLEDFMQGFWEKWALSKNPENLLAHLQTWQQGDVSNQEPYNGDFEKAMASIKAKTLVLPGKTDLYFPPEDSEYEVACMKPGIGTLRVFPSIWGHWAGGPGDSKDDVEWLDKQLAQFFGGRFESVIAIR, from the exons ATGGCCCAGCAAGACTTTGAAACCTTCAAGCTTGGGGATTGGGAGCTGCAGAGTGGAGAAAAGCTCATCAATGCATCTATTGCCTACAAGACATTTGGTGACCCGAAGTCGCCAGCTATCGTTTACCCCACATGGTTTTCCGGGT CGATCTCGGATAACGTCTGGTTGATCGGAGAAGACAAAACACTCAACCCCAAGACGTACTTCATCGTCATACCGGCGCTCTTTGGGAATGGCCAGTCAACCTCGCCATCCAACTATTCCGCTTCCGATGTATTTCCGGCATGTTCGTTCTATGACAACGTGCGCGCCCAATACACACTGGTCACACAGCACCTAGGCATAACGCATCTGCACGCTGTAGTTGGGTGGTCCATGGGTGCGGCCCAAAGCTATCAGTGGGCGACGCAGTACCCAGACTTCATGGATTTGGTAGTGCCATTCTGCGGGTCAGCAAGGACCTCCTTGCATAACCAAGTGTTCTTGGAGGGGGTGAAAGGTGCGCTGTTAGCAGCAAAACACACGCCTTCTGCTGTCCTGAGAGATACTCGTTCCCCCGAGGCTGGACAGGAGTCAAGAATATGGAATAACAAGGAGAAGCAAATCGGGTTGAAAGCCTTGGGTAGGGTTTATGCTGGTTG GGGATTTAGCCAAGCTTTCTACAGAGAAAAGCTGTATGAGACTGCACTTGGCTACAAGAGCCTGGAGGACTTCATGCAAGGTTTCTGGGAGAAGTGGGCTCTCTCCAAAA ACCCTGAAAATCTGTTGGCACATCTGCAAACATGGCAGCAAGGGGACGTGAGCAATCAAGAGCCATATAATGGCGACTTTGAGAAGGCCATGGCCTCAATCAAAGCGAAAACGTTGGTGTTACCGGGCAAAACCGACCTTTACTTCCC CCCGGAAGATTCTGAGTATGAAGTTGCATGCATGAAGCCGGGAATCGGTACCCTTCGGGTCTTCCCCTCTATTTGGGGTC ACTGGGCGGGGGGCCCTGGTGACAGCAAGGATGACGTTGAGTGGCTTGACAAGCAACTAGCCCAATTTTTTGGGGGGAGATTCGAGAGCGTCATTGCGATCCGTTAG
- a CDS encoding putative dehydrogenase (conserved hypothetical protein) translates to MSIPQDYPILPRESTLAQLPPAYPADTQDQISQHLASSTLNRLVVLDDDPTGTQTCHDISVLTVWDIETLTEEFKQDSPGFFILTNSRALPPLEAEKLIREICENVAQVAKSAGETVDIVLRGDSTLRGHFPLETDVAQSVFGDADGLVLAPFFFQGGRFTVDDVHYVAEGENLVPAGTTQFAKDATFGYKSSNLRDYVVEKAAGRFQPEQLHSISIHEIRVGGPEAVYEKLMDIPRGGVIIVNAAAESDMHVFVAGLLLAEAKGKHFLYRTGAAFVSTRLGIRSKSPITASELQLPIPRETGGLIIAGSYVPKTTAQLNVLTSKRGQTGQLAILEMDVEELIASPESAAGAIQRTVQEAESHLQSGQDTLVMTSRKLITGDNELSSLAIGTNVASALVSVLRQIQVRPRYIIAKGGITSSDAATKGLNMKRALIVGQAAPGVPLWRCNESTSRHRGVPFVVFPGNVGGESTLCDLVEAWS, encoded by the exons ATGTCAATCCCACAAGATTATCCTATTCTACCACGCGAAAGCACACTAGCTCAATTGCCCCCCGCATATCCTGCAGACACGCAAGACCAGATCTCCCAACACCTGGCCTCCTCAACCCTCAACCGTCTAGTCGTACTCGACGATGACCCCACCGGAACACAAACATGCCATGACATCTCCGTGCTCACCGTATGGGACATCGAAACCCTAACCGAAGAGTTCAAACAAGACTCCCCAGGATTCTTCATCCTGACCAACTCGCGCGCGCTCCCACCCCTCGAAGCAGAGAAACTGATCCGCGAGATCTGCGAGAACGTCGCGCAAGTCGCCAAATCCGCAGGAGAGACAGTGGACATCGTCCTGCGCGGCGACAGTACATTGCGGGGCCACTTCCCGCTCGAAACGGACGTTGCGCAGTCCGTGTTTGGGGACGCGGACGGGTTGGTGCTAgctcctttcttcttccagggtGGACGCTTCACCGTCGACGACGTGCATTATGTGGCTGAGGGGGAGAACCTGGTCCCGGCGGGGACGACGCAGTTCGCGAAGGATGCCACCTTTGGATATAAGAGTTCGAACCTCAGGGACTATGTCGTTGAGAAAGCGGCCGGGAGGTTTCAGCCGGAACAGCTGCACTCGATCTCGATACACGAGATTCGAGTAGGGGGTCCTGAAGCAGTCTACGAGAAGCTGATGGATATCCCCCGGGGCGGTGTTATTATCGTCAATGCCGCGGCGGAGTCCGATATGCATGTCTTCGTTGCCGGTTTGTTATTAG CCGAAGCAAAAGGGAAACACTTCCTCTACCGCACCGGCGCAGCCTTCGTATCCACCCGCCTCGGAATCCGCTCCAAATCTCCCATAACAGCAAGCGAACTCCAACTCCCCATCCCCAGAGAAACAGGCGGGCTAATCATCGCCGGATCCTACGTGCCCAAGACAACAGCCCAGCTGAACGTACTCACCTCCAAACGCGGACAAACAGGGCAACTCGCCATCCTCGAAATGGACGTCGAAGAACTGATCGCATCGCCGGAAAGCGCTGCGGGCGCAATTCAGCGGACAGTCCAGGAGGCCGAGTCCCATCTCCAATCTGGCCAGGATACCTTGGTCATGACGAGTCGCAAGTTGATCACGGGAGATAATGAGCTATCGTCGCTAGCTATTGGGACGAATGTTGCGAGTGCCTTGGTCAGTGTGTTGAGGCAGATTCAGGTTCGTCCGAGGTATATTATTGCCAAG GGTGGGATTACGTCCTCTGATGCTGCGACTAAAGGCTTGAATATGAAGCGGGCTTTGATTGTTGGGCAGGCGGCGCCTGGGGTGCCTTTGTGGCGATGCAATGAGTCCACTTCGAGACATCGAGGTGTTCCTTTTGTAGTTTTCCCTGGGAATGTTGGTGGTGAGTCGACGTTGTGTGACTTGGTGGAAGCCTGGAGCTGA
- a CDS encoding CDC45 family, whose translation MYLPRQLISHLYLQLLRSHHPLSPPVLILVALEPDALCACRILTALLKRDYIPHKIQPVAGYGDLSRAGEDLVKPMQTTNGGSGGVVICLGVGGLVDLSEILCLSNPEDDVEDMGGVEVWVFDARRPWNLANVFGGEPMPEQALGEIDANARRKTRGVNKGCITPSYKSSSGGIVVYDDGDIEEDMTKEREAYCALVEMPEVDEEDEEDLGDDSGSEGEVDQPSSSDSRKRKSWSRTDDEDESDEEDGPPRQRRRSNSGSSLASSPTRQRPRAHDPFHSSRAVTPVLESPSLAQPKQPSARSLKRRLLRLKRKHESVLQNYYSSGTSYSEPISSLVYSLASELGREDNDLLWLAIVGASSLELSGRTMSGVGISNSSESGGSAGWGGERGERIRQILRDEVHRLNPPDPYERDRDIRGEINGVIPTTAKSPTDKSIRLSPEPRFILIRHWSLYDSMLHSPYLASRLHVWTENGRKRLNKLLAKMGISLSQSHQSYTHMDMELKRVLRQRLLKYAPMYGLDGLVPAEASGHAASREGWGFVRCWGWKACLSATDVGIIIGAMLEVGPEEALGSWDTKHLSRPRSAPGLNGADSTESDLASIVPRFWCAYDALSLTSESPTLLLEALPLAQHLHRSILRTGTSLLAKHQIRHLRAFRIAVVKDGPDVKLFTNPGALTKLALWIAEAIRVQERERGDSVKIGRKRATGTPLVLAGLDEDRDLYVVVGTGGGGGVVDFAALNKQREERRKKKEAKETKRKEKEERRAKRASERAQREADGEEDFEESEEEESSSESESESEDEDDTRADKHLLRNRFGIAFQEVVQETNTRVRINSFDHCVVEVQKEDLGAFLEALSFRSVVG comes from the exons ATGTATCTACCTCGCCAGCTTATATCGCACCTTTACCTACAACTCCTCCGATCACACCATCCGCTGTCTCCGCCTGTGTTAATTCTTGTGGCTCTGGAGCCCGATGCGCTCTGTGCTTGTCGAATTCTCACTGCTCTGCTAAAACGCGACTATATACCCCACAAGATCCAACCAGTTGCGGGATATGGCGACCTGTCTCGTGCGGGGGAGGACCTCGTTAAGCCCATGCAGACTACTAATGGTGGTAGTGGCGGCGTGGTAATATGTCTAGGCGTGGGCGGCCTGGTGGACCTGAGCGAGATACTTTGTCTCAGTAACCCcgaggatgatgtggaggataTGGGCGGGGTTGAGGTCTGGGTGTTTGATGCGAGACGACCGTGGAATTTAGCCAACGTCTTTGGTGGCGAGCCCATGCCAGAACAAGCGCTAGGCGAGATTGATGCCAATGCGCGACGGAAAACGCGAGGTGTGAACAAGGGATGTATCACACCGTCATACAAATCAAGTAGTGGGGGTATCGTGGTCTACGACGATGGGGATATCGAGGAGGACATGACCAAGGAGCGAGAAGCATATTGCGCATTGGTAGAGATGCCGGAggtagatgaagaggacgaggaggatctcGGTGATGATTCGGGCAGTGAAGGGGAAGTAGACCAACCGTCTAGTTCGGATTCTAGAAAACGCAAGTCATGGTCGCGGacggacgatgaggatgaatcTGACGAGGAGGACGGGCCGCCTCGTCAACGGAGGAGAAGCAATTCG GGGTCCTCGCTTGCTTCTTCCCCAACTCGCCAACGGCCCAGAGCGCATGATCCCTTCCATTCGTCACGCGCTGTCACACCAGTATTAGAATCGCCGTCGCTTGCACAACCTAAACAGCCATCCGCGCGCTCGTTGAAACGGCGCCTCCTGCGACTAAAACGAAAACACGAGAGTGTGCTGCAGAATTACTATTCCTCCGGCACCTCATACTCAGAACCTATATCGTCTCTTGTGTACTCTTTGGCATCGGAGCTTGGTCGCGAAGACAACGACCTACTCTGGCTTGCCATTGTCGGTGCATCTAGTTTAGAGCTTAGCGGCCGTACAATGTCTGGGGTCGGTATCTCCAACTCGTCGGAATCTGGAGGGTCAGCTGGCTGGGGTGGAGAACGGGGTGAGCGTATACGACAGATTTTACGAGACGAGGTCCATCGACTGAATCCGCCGGACCCTTACGAACGTGATCGAGATATAAGAGGAGAGATCAACGGTGTTATCCCAACCACGGCAAAGTCGCCTACAGATAAATCCATTCGTCTATCGCCTGAACCTAGATTCATTCTTATACGACACTGGTCGCTATATGATAGCATGCTCCACAGCCCCTACTTAGCATCACGATTACATGTGTGGACCGAGAATGGTAGGAAACGACTTAACAAACTCCTAGCTAAGATGGGCATCAGCTTGAGCCAGTCTCACCAGAGTTACACCCATATGGACATGGAATTAAAACGAGTACTACGTCAACGCCTCCTTAAGTATGCACCAATGTACGGCCTGGATGGTTTGGTACCCGCGGAGGCATCTGGACATGCTGCCTCTCGTGAGGGATGGGGTTTCGTGCGCTGCTGGGGCTGGAAGGCTTGTTTATCTGCTACCGACGTGGGTATCATCATTGGCGCCATGCTCGAGGTCGGGCCAGAGGAGGCACTTGGGTCTTGGGACACAAAACACCTGTCGCGACCAAGGAGTGCGCCCGGATTGAATGGCGCCGACTCTACCGAGTCGGATCTAGCCAGTATTGTGCCCCGATTCTGGTGTGCATATGACGCCCTATCTCTAACCTCCGAGTCACCCACGCTTCTCCTAGAGGCACTCCCCCTTGCTCAACACCTCCACCGCTCGATTTTACGCACCGGAACTTCTTTACTTGCAAAGCATCAGATTCGACACTTGCGTGCGTTTCGCATCGCTGTTGTCAAAGATGGACCGGATGTCAAGTTGTTCACTAACCCAGGGGCGTTGACTAAGTTGGCCTTGTGGATTGCCGAGGCAATTCGGGTACAGGAGCGGGAGCGAGGCGATTCAGTTAAGATTGGGCGCAAGCGTGCAACAGGAACCCCTTTGGTACTGGCCGGACTGGATGAAGATCGAGACCTTTATGTAGTTGTCGGTACTGGTGGGGGAGGTGGTGTGGTTGACTTCGCCGCTTTGAATAAACAGCGAGAAGAACgtcggaaaaagaaagaagccaaagagacgaaacgaaaggaaaaggaagagcgGCGAGCGAAGCGTGCGTCAGAGCGAGCTCAACGGGAAGCGGACGGTGAAGAAGACTTCGAAGaaagcgaagaggaagaatcaTCCTCTGAATCGGAGTCCGAGtcggaagacgaagacgataCACGCGCCGATAAACATCTTCTGCGGAACCGTTTTGGAATTGCTTTCCAAGAAGTTGTCCAAGAAACCAACACTCGCGTTCGTATTAACAGCTTTGATCACTGCGTGGTCGAAGTGCAGAAGGAAGACCTCGGAGCCTTCCTTGAAGCCTTGAGTTTCCGCAGTGTTGTCGGCTAA
- a CDS encoding typically associated with flavoprotein oxygenase, with translation MHRTVVKSILRFSTSQPYKQFGSGNCLHSYIPRYYRSFSMTSAFFKTEDDFEKVQAARPDFRRDADVIFSKPPKEDWKQGDGANDDGESLKKSHVEIDPHEEGRPVSSNYKILISGMVPRPIALISTKSKDGKSANLAPFSYSQVINHDPPLFVVGFVGSLEKAKDTLKNLAETEECVINIISEHFVEAANATAVNAPYGVSEWEISGLHQAPSSVVQPARVQESILSIEGKLVETKEFESRTTPGKKTGVLAIIEGVRFWAREDAINEDRSVIDLKVLKPISRLGGIQYGRTTDAIEIPRPQF, from the exons ATGCATCGCACTGTTGTGAAAAGCATCTTGCGCTTTTCGACCAGCCAGCCCTATAAGCAATT TGGAAGCGGAAATTGCCTGCACAGCTACATTCCTCGCTACTATCGTTCATTTAGCATGACTTCAGCGTTTTTCAAAACGGAAGACGACTTCGAGAAAGTCCAAGCTGCGCGGCCGGATTTTAGACGTGATGCAGACGTCATCTTCTCGAAGCCCCCTAAGGAAGATTGGAAGCAGGGTGATGGTGCGAACGATGACGGCGAgagtttgaagaagagccaTGTCGAGATCGACCCTCATGAGGAAGGAAGACCGGTTTCATCTAACTATAAGATCTTAATCTCGGGGATGGTTCCTAGGCCAATAGCGCTCATCAGTACCAAGTCGAAGGATGGAAAGTCTGCCAACTTGGCGCCTTTCAGTTATTCACAGGTCATTAATCATGACCCTCCTCTTTTTGTCGTTGGGTTTGTTGGATCGCTTGAAAAGGCCAAAGACACGCTGAAAAACCTCGCCGAGACAGAAGAATGCGTCATTAACATCATCTCCGAACATTTTGTGGAGGCAGCTAATGCGACCGCTGTCAACGCTCCGTATGGTGTTTCCGAATGGGAAATATCCGGATTGCACCAGGCACCTAGCTCAGTTGTCCAGCCAGCCCGCGTACAGGAATCAATATTATCTATTGAAGGCAAACTTGTTGAAACCAAGGAATTTGAGAGCAGAACGACGCCCGGAAAGAAGACTGGAGTATTGGCGATTATTGAGGGTGTCCGATTCTGGGCAAGAGAGGATGCTATAAATGAGGATCGAAGCGTGATCGACCTTAAGGTCTTGAAGCCTATCAGTCGGCTAGGGGGGATTCAGTATGGGCGAACCACCGATGCGATCGAGATACCTAGACCACAATTTTAA
- a CDS encoding poly(A) polymerase pla1 translates to MATPPVRQWGVTPPISTVLPTPDELAANDDLISELKLQNNFESPAETEHRKNTLQLIQRVTVEFVKVVSRKKGLSPAAVEAAGGKIFTYGSYRLGVYGPGSDIDTLIVGPKHVVIDDFFSDFPPVLERMAPQGAVEKMTPVPDAFVPIIKLEFSGISIDLIYARLIVPSVPLNLDLKNNDYLRGLDEKEVRSLNGTRVTDEILELVPQQKTFRLALRAIKLWAQRRAIYSNIVGFPGGVAWAMLVARVCQLYPQATGSVIVGKFFRIMNKWAWPQPVLLKPIEDGPLQMKVWNPKIYHGDRFHLMPIITPAYPSMCATHNVSMSTKTVILRELQRGGDIVDKIFLKQNTWNDLFARHSFFTRDYKYYLSITASSRTKEAEAVWSGLVESKIRHLVGALDRKSTIAVAHPFPKGFERVHIVSSEEEAEAVKNGSTKYQDKGQKTETTDEINDAAHQAAANSQIEKRDVAETVENKVNGESRTIYTTTYYIGLELKPLEPGQSRSLDISTDAQIFKSTCTSWPGYQPGINDLTIIHVRNFDLPEDVFQPGETRPQRPKKKIIKKSGAGGQKRGIESLDDPSLPVAKRQIPSNGVPNTATPA, encoded by the exons ATGGCCACACCACCAGTTCGCCAATGGGGAGTTACTCCTCCGATCTCTACAGTCTTGCCGACCCCAGATGAGCTCGCTGCAAATGACGATCTGATCTCTGAATTGAAGTTGCAGAACAACTTCGAAAGCCCTGCAGAGACCGAACACAG GAAGAATACCCTCCAGCTTATCCAACGTGTCACGGTAGAGTTCGTCAAAGTCGTCAGTCGAAAGAAGGGATTATCCCCTGCTGCAGTGGAGGCTGCAGGAGGAAAGATCTTCACTTATGGAAGTTATCGCTTGGGTGTTTACGGACCCG GGTCGGATATCGATACCTTGATTGTTGGTCCGAAGCATGTTGTCATCGATGATTTCTTTTCAGATTTCCCCCCTGTTCTTGAAAGAATGGCTCCACAAGGGGCTGTTGAGAAGATGACTCCTGTTCCAGATGCCTTCGTACCTATTATCAAACTTGAGTTCTCCGGTATTAGTATCGACTTGATTTATGCCCGCCTGATCGTCCCTTCAGTTCCACTCAACCTTGATTTAAAAAACAATGACTACCTCAGAGGCTTGGATGAAAAAGAGGTCCGATCACTCAATGGTACTCGTGTAACTGACGAGATTCTGGAGCTTGTACCTCAACAGAAGACTTTCCGTCTGGCTTTACGGGCCATCAAACTCTGGGCGCAAC GCAGGGCCATTTACTCTAATATAGTGGGCTTCCCCGGTGGTGTTGCTTGGGCTATGTTGGTAGCTAGAGTGTGTCAGCTATACCCCCAGGCGACCGGGTCGGTGATTGTGGGCAAATTTTTCCGTATAATGAACAAATGGGCTTGGCCTCAACCCGTGTTGTTGAAGCCAATCGAGGATGGCCCTCTCCAGATGAAAGTCTGGAATCCGAAG ATTTATCATGGTGACCGCTTTCACCTGATGCCGATAATTACCCCCGCGTACCCTTCAATGTGCGCTACGCACAACGTCTCCATGTCAACCAAGACTGTTATCCTTCGCGAATTGCAACGAGGCGGCGATATCGTAGACAAGATCTTCCTGAAGCAAAACACTTGGAATGACCTCTTCGCGAGGCATTCATTCTTCACGCGcgactataaatattatctCAGTATAACCGCGTCGAGCAGAAccaaagaagcagaagcggTCTGGTCTGGACTTGTTGAATCAAAGATTAGACATTTGGTCGGAGCTCTGGACAGGAAGTCAACCATCGCAGTGGCTCACCCCTTCCCCAAAGGTTTCGAAAGGGTTCATATCGTCAGCAGCGAAGAGGAGGCCGAAGCTGTGAAGAATGGCTCTACAAAGTATCAAGATAAGGGACAAAAAACAGAGACCACCGATGAGATAAACGACGCTGCTCATCAGGCCGCGGCTAACAGCCAGATCGAAAAACGAGATGTCGCAGAAACCGTGGAGAATAAGGTCAATGGCGAGAGCCGGACCATCTACACCACAACATACTATATCGGACTGGAGCTGAAGCCATTGGAGCCAG GTCAATCTCGGTCGTTGGATATTTCAACCGACGCCCAGATATTCAAGTCGACTTGTACCTCTTGGCCTGGTTATCAACCTGGTATCAATGACCTGACCATCATCCATGTGCGGAA CTTCGACCTTCCCGAAGATGTCTTTCAACCAGGAGAAACGCGTCCCCAGCgacccaagaagaagattatcaaGAAATCCGGAGCGGGCGGTCAGAAACGAGGCATCGAATCATTGGAC GATCCATCGCTTCCGGTTGCGAAACGTCAGATTCCGTCCAACGGAGTGCCCAATACAGCAACACCTGCGTGA
- a CDS encoding uncharacterized protein (expressed protein) codes for MRLEECKGTVSAIHNKREGRTCVMTGWDLYDHSFLFFFFFFFFPILVWINCICIIVIVMTILHLLCTCHGACGVFESPIFLVLIFP; via the coding sequence ATGAGACTTGAGGAGTGCAAGGGAACGGTTTCTGCTATTCACAATaaaagggaaggaaggaCATGCGTAATGACTGGTTGGGATCTATAcgatcattcttttcttttctttttctttttttttttttttcctattcTCGTTTGGATCAACTGCATCTGCATCATTGTCATAGTCATGACCATTTTGCATCTTCTCTGCACATGTCACGGCGCTTGCGGTGTTTTTGAGAGCCCTATATTCCTTGTTCTTATTTTCCCCTGA